In Nocardioides dokdonensis FR1436, the following are encoded in one genomic region:
- a CDS encoding carboxypeptidase regulatory-like domain-containing protein has protein sequence MPFLLLTVIALVVGTFSVPAFAAEVTVAGKVLGRDGAPLQGVTVQLGEKAGPSFDPLVNAASTTDVNGAWSATVNDAAKDEYLVRYTAPGYDVAYYKAGADATTNLDEASRVAITGGRTGLTNKLTRGSAEISGIVSRKGSLEGDKLSAVTVTLTPSTGSGSVQGSATTDAQGAYKIDDVLPGSYTVTFGKSGYRTSYFRSASESTPDRAAATSVVLADKQTRTDVHGFVTDLQRSQMGGIVTTQSGVPIENADIRVYTRRKADGDTGAITDTQVDADGNQTTAVSDATGTDGRWMVDQVFGSYIVQVRAPAFGTYYFDNGSMTTDGSKAAEIKIEEGVVRRLDAKLGNASTTTITGTVDTLNGTTTQPVQGVTVSVETGTTDASGKPVWTEVQTTQAKTRADGSYTANVPPVDSAQYVVGFHAPGFETQYFSAKATQATADKVQATFVTPKTGVDATLKRVAQVIGTVRDNAGNPLQGVDVTPVVYARATKEWVAKPSYAGQAITDKAGRYAVTVENAGLEKPFRLQFSKPGREPRWFPAATVADEGQNLSVAEHEVLSGRDATLPTLAVLAGSLTEADGSTYTQGGKVTLLRKVSYTENGEQGGPAHTEWRPVAEQTLTAGGFSVSVPSGSYRLLATLTNANQGFLPGLVGLDQAPDVTLAPEQSLTVQKYALPSVSAIRGKVTTTTGAPARDKTVTAHYRYVKDIQDGAPVLSGWLKPTDALTASDGSYELKARGRTYRVGVDQGTSKGFYTVDGLSTDTVEDADDIALGTSAVTGIDFGLTDGTPVNLAAPWIAGQAVEGGKLTARPGTWSAADVTYAYQWFHSDNATSGFQPIGGATQETFTIPSRSPLPIMGDFTPKHYKVQVTAIRSTGEISEAANSKPTGKSQASPFYAPADPKTENRQDPQVTGRAAVGETLTGTTGEWSKGGTFELQWLADGQAIAGATASTLVLTAAQLGKQISLKVTETTNDPDSVVVSAATVKVVRGTLRATTLPSVKGQPFIGKPLTADPGTWNAANPSFTYQWLAAGQVLPGATGTTYTPTAADEGKVIAVRVGASVPQGSDPGTATSEATSPVAADPTTVSNRTAPRITGTPRVGETLSTTDGTWTNEPTSFAYQWLADGVAIAGATRSTQQLSDAETGKRITVRVTASKAGLTSGTATSAPTEAVTTGPITNKTLPVISGTAAPGGTLRSSTGTWDPSTGLTFSYQWRADGAPIAGATSPSIVVTESMAGKAVAVAVTATRGAESVTAVSLSRTIDTQAVEPVGVTTGPTVAGRPVVGQELVVDTGVTDPAGATRAVQWLRDAQVIPGAIGTRYLLTSADQGARISARVTYSQEGRGDATRTTTAVGPVGAAVPAGKEKPRVKVAKKTKGSKLVLKVRVQADRVSPVPGKVTLKENRKTLAARTLTDGSTKLVVRGLSKGFHTVRVKFTSGSDEIRNGKKTVSFRIR, from the coding sequence TTGCCCTTCCTGCTCCTCACCGTCATCGCCTTGGTGGTGGGCACGTTCTCGGTGCCGGCCTTCGCGGCCGAGGTCACCGTCGCCGGGAAGGTCCTCGGCCGCGACGGTGCGCCGTTGCAGGGTGTGACCGTCCAGCTCGGCGAGAAGGCCGGCCCGTCGTTCGACCCGCTCGTCAACGCCGCAAGCACCACTGACGTGAACGGGGCGTGGTCGGCGACGGTGAACGACGCCGCGAAGGACGAGTACCTCGTGCGCTACACGGCACCGGGGTACGACGTGGCCTACTACAAGGCCGGCGCGGACGCGACCACCAACCTGGACGAGGCGAGCAGGGTCGCGATCACCGGCGGGCGGACCGGGCTCACCAACAAGCTGACCCGGGGCAGCGCCGAGATCAGCGGCATCGTGAGCCGCAAGGGCAGCCTCGAGGGCGACAAGCTCTCGGCAGTCACGGTCACGCTGACCCCGTCCACCGGATCGGGATCGGTCCAGGGGTCGGCCACCACCGACGCCCAGGGCGCCTACAAGATCGACGACGTGCTGCCGGGCAGCTACACCGTGACCTTCGGCAAGAGCGGCTACCGGACGTCCTACTTCCGCTCCGCCTCGGAGAGCACGCCCGACAGGGCTGCGGCCACGTCGGTCGTCCTCGCTGACAAGCAGACCCGCACCGACGTGCACGGCTTCGTGACCGACCTCCAGCGCTCGCAGATGGGCGGCATCGTCACCACGCAGAGCGGCGTGCCGATCGAGAACGCTGACATCCGGGTCTACACGCGGCGCAAGGCCGACGGCGACACCGGAGCGATCACGGACACCCAGGTCGATGCCGACGGGAACCAGACCACGGCGGTCAGCGACGCCACCGGGACCGACGGGCGCTGGATGGTGGACCAGGTCTTCGGCTCCTACATCGTCCAGGTCCGGGCGCCGGCCTTCGGCACCTACTACTTCGACAACGGCTCGATGACCACGGACGGCTCGAAGGCGGCCGAGATCAAGATCGAGGAGGGGGTCGTCCGTCGCCTCGACGCCAAGCTCGGCAACGCCAGCACCACGACCATCACTGGCACCGTCGACACCCTGAACGGGACGACCACGCAGCCGGTTCAGGGCGTGACCGTCTCCGTGGAGACCGGCACCACCGACGCCTCGGGCAAGCCCGTGTGGACCGAGGTCCAGACGACGCAGGCCAAGACGCGGGCCGACGGCTCCTACACCGCGAACGTGCCGCCGGTGGACAGCGCCCAGTACGTCGTGGGCTTCCACGCCCCGGGCTTCGAGACGCAGTACTTCAGTGCCAAGGCCACCCAGGCCACCGCCGACAAGGTGCAGGCCACGTTCGTGACGCCCAAGACCGGCGTCGACGCCACGCTCAAGCGCGTCGCCCAGGTCATCGGCACGGTGCGGGACAACGCCGGCAACCCGTTGCAGGGTGTCGACGTCACGCCGGTCGTCTACGCGAGGGCCACGAAGGAGTGGGTCGCCAAGCCGTCGTACGCCGGCCAGGCCATCACCGACAAGGCGGGCCGGTACGCAGTCACCGTTGAGAACGCGGGTCTCGAGAAGCCGTTCCGCCTGCAGTTCAGCAAGCCGGGTCGCGAGCCCCGGTGGTTCCCGGCGGCCACCGTGGCCGACGAGGGCCAGAACCTCTCCGTCGCCGAGCACGAGGTGCTGAGCGGTCGCGACGCGACGCTGCCGACGCTGGCGGTCCTCGCGGGCTCGCTCACCGAGGCCGACGGCTCGACGTACACCCAGGGCGGCAAGGTCACCCTGCTGCGCAAGGTCTCTTACACCGAGAACGGCGAGCAGGGCGGCCCGGCCCACACCGAGTGGCGCCCGGTCGCCGAGCAGACCCTCACGGCCGGCGGCTTCTCCGTCTCGGTGCCCAGCGGCAGCTACCGGCTGCTGGCCACCCTCACGAACGCCAACCAGGGCTTCCTGCCGGGTCTGGTCGGTCTCGACCAGGCCCCCGACGTCACGCTCGCCCCTGAGCAGAGCCTGACGGTCCAGAAGTACGCGCTGCCGAGCGTCTCGGCCATCCGGGGCAAGGTCACGACCACGACCGGGGCACCGGCGCGCGACAAGACCGTCACCGCGCACTACCGCTACGTCAAGGACATCCAGGACGGCGCGCCGGTCCTGAGCGGCTGGCTGAAGCCGACCGACGCGCTGACCGCCAGCGACGGGTCCTACGAGCTCAAGGCTCGCGGGCGCACCTACCGAGTGGGTGTCGACCAGGGCACGAGCAAGGGCTTCTACACCGTCGACGGGCTCTCCACCGACACCGTGGAGGACGCCGACGACATCGCTTTGGGGACCAGCGCCGTGACCGGTATCGACTTCGGCCTGACCGATGGCACACCCGTCAACCTGGCGGCGCCGTGGATCGCCGGGCAGGCCGTCGAGGGCGGCAAGCTCACGGCCAGGCCGGGCACCTGGTCGGCAGCGGACGTCACCTACGCCTACCAGTGGTTCCACTCCGACAACGCCACCAGCGGTTTCCAGCCCATCGGCGGCGCCACGCAGGAGACGTTCACGATCCCCAGCCGCTCGCCGCTGCCCATCATGGGCGACTTCACGCCGAAGCACTACAAGGTGCAGGTGACGGCGATCCGATCCACCGGCGAGATCAGCGAGGCGGCCAACAGCAAGCCCACCGGCAAGTCGCAGGCCTCGCCGTTCTACGCGCCGGCCGACCCGAAGACCGAGAACCGCCAGGACCCGCAGGTCACCGGCCGGGCGGCCGTGGGGGAGACCCTGACCGGCACCACCGGTGAGTGGAGCAAGGGCGGCACCTTCGAGCTGCAGTGGCTCGCCGACGGTCAGGCGATCGCGGGCGCCACGGCCAGCACCCTGGTGCTCACCGCGGCCCAGCTGGGCAAGCAGATCTCGCTCAAGGTGACCGAGACGACCAACGACCCCGACTCCGTGGTCGTCTCGGCCGCCACGGTGAAGGTCGTGCGAGGCACGCTGCGCGCCACCACGCTGCCCAGCGTCAAGGGGCAGCCGTTCATCGGCAAGCCGCTCACCGCGGACCCGGGCACCTGGAACGCCGCCAACCCGTCGTTCACCTACCAGTGGCTCGCGGCCGGCCAGGTCCTGCCCGGCGCCACCGGAACGACGTACACGCCCACCGCTGCCGACGAGGGCAAGGTCATCGCCGTCCGGGTGGGCGCCAGCGTCCCCCAGGGCTCCGACCCGGGCACCGCCACCTCCGAGGCGACCTCCCCGGTCGCAGCGGACCCGACGACCGTCTCGAACCGCACCGCGCCCCGGATCACCGGGACCCCGCGGGTCGGCGAGACCCTGTCGACCACGGACGGCACCTGGACCAACGAGCCGACCTCGTTCGCCTACCAGTGGCTGGCCGACGGCGTCGCGATCGCCGGTGCCACCCGGTCGACGCAGCAGCTGAGCGACGCCGAGACCGGCAAGAGGATCACCGTGCGGGTCACCGCGAGCAAGGCTGGTCTGACGTCCGGGACCGCGACGTCGGCTCCCACGGAGGCCGTGACCACCGGTCCGATCACCAACAAGACCCTGCCGGTCATCTCGGGCACCGCGGCTCCGGGCGGCACGCTGCGCTCCAGCACGGGCACCTGGGACCCGAGCACCGGGTTGACGTTCAGCTACCAGTGGCGCGCTGACGGGGCCCCGATCGCGGGCGCCACGTCGCCGAGCATCGTGGTGACCGAGAGCATGGCCGGCAAGGCCGTCGCGGTCGCCGTCACCGCCACCCGGGGCGCCGAGAGCGTCACCGCTGTCTCGCTGTCGCGCACCATCGACACCCAGGCGGTCGAGCCGGTCGGTGTCACGACCGGACCGACGGTCGCCGGGCGTCCCGTCGTCGGCCAGGAGCTGGTCGTCGACACCGGGGTCACCGACCCCGCGGGCGCCACCCGCGCCGTGCAGTGGTTGCGCGATGCGCAGGTGATCCCGGGTGCCATCGGCACCCGCTACCTCCTGACCTCCGCTGACCAGGGTGCCAGGATCTCGGCCCGGGTCACCTACTCGCAGGAGGGCCGCGGCGACGCGACCCGCACCACCACCGCGGTGGGACCGGTGGGCGCCGCCGTGCCGGCCGGCAAGGAGAAGCCGCGGGTCAAGGTGGCCAAGAAGACCAAGGGCAGCAAGCTGGTCCTCAAGGTCCGGGTCCAGGCCGACCGGGTCAGCCCGGTCCCCGGCAAGGTCACCCTGAAGGAGAACCGGAAGACCCTGGCCGCCAGGACGCTCACCGACGGCAGCACGAAGCTGGTCGTGCGCGGTCTGAGCAAGGGCTTCCACACCGTCCGGGTGAAGTTCACCAGCGGCTCCGACGAGATCCGCAACGGCAAGAAGACGGTCAGCTTCCGCATCCGCTGA
- a CDS encoding ABC transporter ATP-binding protein gives MSAVRAASSSGTELDTGEEMRALETIRRGLHHSPELTIGIRGTLAYAVLASAGQVVVPVAVQQTLDRGLGADAGPDLAFTAWMGVVAGLAIVLTSWASYKMTSRLFRTAEGGLATLRTKAFRHVHDLPLLTQNTERRGALVARVTSDVDQVSQFLVFGGLLFVVSIGQVVIATIVMLVYSWQLTLVVWLCFAPLFMSLKYFQRKLSLAYGIVRNQVGVMLSAISEPVVGAAVVRSYAVQSRTQDRIDRAVDAHRAASTRAQGFTAFSFSLGGVSAGLANAGVIVIGVLLGLAGDISAGEVLAFAFLVTLFVGPVQMGTQILTDAQLAIAGWRRVIGILDTPADLVDPGPAGHDLPPGPIDVRFDEVTFSYPGGPPVLRDVDMSIDAGRRVAIVGETGSGKSTFAKLLTRLMDPSEGAVLLDGVDVRDIAQATLRRSVVLVPQEGFLFDDTITANVRYGKLDATAEDILASADELGLGDWLAGLPRGLDTRVGQRGESLSAGERQLVALLRAHLADPDLLVLDEATSAVDPSLEMRIGRALERLMSGRTSVTIAHRMSTAEAADEVVVVDQGHIVQRGPHAELVTQEGSVYAGLHASWVAQQGHPGSS, from the coding sequence ATGAGCGCCGTCCGCGCCGCCTCGAGCTCGGGCACCGAGCTCGACACCGGCGAGGAGATGCGCGCGCTGGAGACCATCCGGCGCGGGCTGCACCACTCGCCCGAGCTGACCATCGGCATCCGGGGCACCCTGGCCTACGCGGTGCTGGCCTCCGCGGGCCAGGTCGTCGTCCCGGTCGCGGTGCAGCAGACCCTCGACCGCGGCCTGGGTGCCGACGCCGGTCCGGACCTGGCGTTCACGGCCTGGATGGGTGTGGTCGCCGGGTTGGCGATCGTGCTGACCTCCTGGGCCTCGTACAAGATGACCAGCCGGCTGTTCCGCACCGCCGAGGGCGGCCTGGCCACGCTGCGCACGAAGGCCTTCCGCCACGTCCACGACCTGCCGCTGCTGACCCAGAACACCGAGCGCCGCGGGGCCCTCGTGGCGCGGGTCACCAGCGACGTCGACCAGGTCAGCCAGTTCCTGGTCTTCGGCGGCCTGCTCTTCGTGGTCAGCATCGGCCAGGTGGTGATCGCGACCATCGTGATGCTCGTCTACTCCTGGCAGCTCACGCTCGTCGTCTGGTTGTGCTTCGCCCCGCTGTTCATGTCGCTGAAGTACTTCCAGCGCAAGCTGTCCCTGGCCTACGGCATCGTGCGCAACCAGGTCGGCGTGATGCTCTCGGCGATCTCCGAGCCGGTCGTCGGCGCCGCCGTCGTGCGGTCGTACGCCGTGCAGTCGCGGACCCAGGACCGCATCGACCGGGCCGTCGACGCGCACCGCGCCGCCAGCACCCGGGCGCAGGGGTTCACGGCGTTCTCGTTCTCGCTCGGTGGCGTCTCGGCGGGCCTGGCCAACGCCGGGGTGATCGTGATCGGCGTGCTGCTCGGCCTCGCCGGCGACATCAGCGCGGGCGAGGTGCTCGCCTTCGCCTTCCTGGTCACCCTCTTCGTGGGCCCCGTGCAGATGGGCACCCAGATCCTCACCGACGCCCAGCTCGCGATCGCGGGCTGGCGCCGGGTGATCGGCATCCTCGACACCCCGGCCGACCTCGTCGACCCCGGCCCGGCCGGCCACGACCTGCCGCCGGGACCGATCGACGTCCGGTTCGACGAGGTCACCTTCTCCTACCCCGGTGGCCCACCGGTGCTGCGCGACGTGGACATGTCGATCGACGCCGGGCGCCGGGTCGCCATCGTCGGCGAGACCGGGTCGGGCAAGTCGACGTTCGCCAAGCTGTTGACGCGGCTGATGGACCCCAGCGAGGGCGCCGTGCTGCTCGACGGGGTGGACGTGCGCGACATCGCCCAGGCGACGCTGCGCCGAAGCGTGGTGCTGGTGCCTCAGGAGGGTTTCCTCTTCGACGACACGATCACCGCCAACGTGCGCTACGGCAAGCTCGACGCCACGGCCGAGGACATCCTCGCCAGCGCCGACGAGCTCGGTCTCGGGGACTGGCTGGCCGGGCTGCCGCGCGGGTTGGACACCCGGGTCGGCCAGCGGGGCGAGTCCCTGTCGGCCGGGGAGCGCCAGCTGGTCGCCCTGCTGCGCGCGCACCTCGCCGACCCCGACCTGCTGGTCCTCGACGAGGCCACCAGTGCCGTGGACCCCTCGTTGGAGATGCGCATCGGCCGGGCCCTGGAACGGCTGATGAGCGGGCGCACCTCGGTGACCATCGCGCACCGCATGTCGACGGCCGAGGCTGCCGACGAGGTCGTGGTGGTCGACCAGGGCCACATCGTCCAGCGCGGCCCGCATGCCGAGCTGGTGACGCAGGAGGGCTCGGTGTACGCCGGCCTGCACGCCTCGTGGGTCGCCCAGCAGGGACATCCGGGCAGCTCCTGA